In one window of Gossypium arboreum isolate Shixiya-1 chromosome 4, ASM2569848v2, whole genome shotgun sequence DNA:
- the LOC108463872 gene encoding uncharacterized protein LOC108463872 isoform X3, which yields MTDSIEPSTSTSDPNSNSTPTPTILLHPRREPFEHGLLPIQKLIFTDPVQALTQLKEKLSSSLALRVGSAALADALQISSDHARLILDTLSSVLHSESDPLVTARPEDFDSIGADLRDLVLFLYIQSYKRLLPRSHKDSAAVADVWPSTSAFDGYLSALSPLQLVRSNTRRFMPSLADEEAHQLSYLQKHLANILSLLSEPVEGEGEESMILTMKGFEHLGFLIHFSDKGSEGVPLSQAAPFFANSDPDMPAVPVLASQVHDWLLEIIAASLEHVSEKNSAKESGSPSSSDQDIAMSDASPGSAKASQSASSSFFIEGVSKSSYVKQASDLKNSSVKVINCHDSVIYVLAPLRYATIYGCSDATIVLGAVGKAVRVEHCERVHVILASKRVCIVNCRECIFFLGVNQRPLIVGDNHKLQRLRRKSASRNRIGCDTCD from the exons ATGACCGACTCCATTGAACCATCAACTTCAACGAGCGACCCCAATTCGAATTCGACTCCAACTCCGACCATTCTCCTCCACCCGCGACGCGAGCCTTTTGAGCACGGCCTCCTACCCATCCAGAAGCTCATATTCACAGACCCAGTTCAAGCCCTAACCCAGCTCAAGGAAAAACTCTCATCGTCCTTAGCTCTCCGAGTCGGCTCGGCGGCCCTCGCTGACGCGCTTCAGATCTCATCGGACCATGCGCGTCTCATCCTCGACACTCTCTCCTCGGTTCTCCACTCCGAATCCGACCCACTCGTTACCGCCCGGCCCGAGGATTTCGACTCTATTGGAGCTGATTTGCGTGATCTGGTCCTGTTTTTGTACATTCAATCGTATAAGAGACTTTTGCCGCGGTCGCACAAGGACTCTGCTGCAGTTGCGGATGTTTGGCCTTCCACGTCAGCTTTCGACGGTTACTTGTCGGCTCTTTCGCCTTTGCAG CTTGTCCGCAGCAACACTCGTCGGTTTATGCCATCACTGGCTGATGAAGAGGCCCATCAATTGTCCTATCTACAAAAGCACTTGGCTAACATTCTCTCTCTTTTATCAGAGCCTGTGGAGGGGGAAGGCGAAGAGTCTATG ATTTTAACCATGAAAGGATTTGAGCACCTTGGATTTCTGATTCATTTTAGTGATAAGGGATCTGAAGGAGTTCCTTTAAGCCAAGCTGCTCCCTTTTTTGCTAATTCTGATCCAGACATGCCTGCTGTTCCTGTGCTGGCATCACAAGTTCATGATTGGCTTCTAGAGATCATAGCTGCTTCTTTGGAGCATGTTTCTGAAAAAAATTCTGCAAAAGAAAGTGGTTCTCCAAGCAGCTCTGATCAGGATATTGCTATGTCTGATGCTAGTCCAGGTTCTGCCAAAGCCTCACAAAGTGCGAGCAGTTCTTTTTTCATCGAGGGCGTCTCTAAATCATCTTATGTAAAGCAGGCATCAGATCTTAAAAATTCTTCTGTGAAG GTCATTAATTGCCATGACTCAGTCATTTACGTTTTAGCACCTTTAAGATATGCCACCATATATGGATGCTCTGATGCTACTATAGTTCTTGGAGCCGTTGGCAAG GCAGTAAGAGTTGAGCACTGTGAACGAGTTCATGTTATTTTAGCTTCAAAACGAGTTTGCATTGTCAATTGTCGCGAGTGTATATTCTTTTTGGGAGTGAACCAGCGACCCCTAATTGTTGGTGATAACCACAAGCTACAG AGGTTGAGGAGGAAATCAGCATCAAGAAACAGGATTGGCTGTGATACTTGTGATTGA
- the LOC108463872 gene encoding uncharacterized protein LOC108463872 isoform X2 — protein MTDSIEPSTSTSDPNSNSTPTPTILLHPRREPFEHGLLPIQKLIFTDPVQALTQLKEKLSSSLALRVGSAALADALQISSDHARLILDTLSSVLHSESDPLVTARPEDFDSIGADLRDLVLFLYIQSYKRLLPRSHKDSAAVADVWPSTSAFDGYLSALSPLQLVRSNTRRFMPSLADEEAHQLSYLQKHLANILSLLSEPVEGEGEESMILTMKGFEHLGFLIHFSDKGSEGVPLSQAAPFFANSDPDMPAVPVLASQVHDWLLEIIAASLEHVSEKNSAKESGSPSSSDQDIAMSDASPGSAKASQSASSSFFIEGVSKSSYVKQASDLKNSSVKVINCHDSVIYVLAPLRYATIYGCSDATIVLGAVGKAVRVEHCERVHVILASKRVCIVNCRECIFFLGVNQRPLIVGDNHKLQVAPYNTFYSQLEEHMTEVGIDATINRWHEPLALGVIDPHDSLSHPAGVADAQTESAACLDPDQFTNFLIPNWFEGEPIKSTRNNPFPLPDLYFTSQQRNKKNLGEIQQILREAPLEENRKRELSCALHIYFKDWLYGTEIGEDDWHC, from the exons ATGACCGACTCCATTGAACCATCAACTTCAACGAGCGACCCCAATTCGAATTCGACTCCAACTCCGACCATTCTCCTCCACCCGCGACGCGAGCCTTTTGAGCACGGCCTCCTACCCATCCAGAAGCTCATATTCACAGACCCAGTTCAAGCCCTAACCCAGCTCAAGGAAAAACTCTCATCGTCCTTAGCTCTCCGAGTCGGCTCGGCGGCCCTCGCTGACGCGCTTCAGATCTCATCGGACCATGCGCGTCTCATCCTCGACACTCTCTCCTCGGTTCTCCACTCCGAATCCGACCCACTCGTTACCGCCCGGCCCGAGGATTTCGACTCTATTGGAGCTGATTTGCGTGATCTGGTCCTGTTTTTGTACATTCAATCGTATAAGAGACTTTTGCCGCGGTCGCACAAGGACTCTGCTGCAGTTGCGGATGTTTGGCCTTCCACGTCAGCTTTCGACGGTTACTTGTCGGCTCTTTCGCCTTTGCAG CTTGTCCGCAGCAACACTCGTCGGTTTATGCCATCACTGGCTGATGAAGAGGCCCATCAATTGTCCTATCTACAAAAGCACTTGGCTAACATTCTCTCTCTTTTATCAGAGCCTGTGGAGGGGGAAGGCGAAGAGTCTATG ATTTTAACCATGAAAGGATTTGAGCACCTTGGATTTCTGATTCATTTTAGTGATAAGGGATCTGAAGGAGTTCCTTTAAGCCAAGCTGCTCCCTTTTTTGCTAATTCTGATCCAGACATGCCTGCTGTTCCTGTGCTGGCATCACAAGTTCATGATTGGCTTCTAGAGATCATAGCTGCTTCTTTGGAGCATGTTTCTGAAAAAAATTCTGCAAAAGAAAGTGGTTCTCCAAGCAGCTCTGATCAGGATATTGCTATGTCTGATGCTAGTCCAGGTTCTGCCAAAGCCTCACAAAGTGCGAGCAGTTCTTTTTTCATCGAGGGCGTCTCTAAATCATCTTATGTAAAGCAGGCATCAGATCTTAAAAATTCTTCTGTGAAG GTCATTAATTGCCATGACTCAGTCATTTACGTTTTAGCACCTTTAAGATATGCCACCATATATGGATGCTCTGATGCTACTATAGTTCTTGGAGCCGTTGGCAAG GCAGTAAGAGTTGAGCACTGTGAACGAGTTCATGTTATTTTAGCTTCAAAACGAGTTTGCATTGTCAATTGTCGCGAGTGTATATTCTTTTTGGGAGTGAACCAGCGACCCCTAATTGTTGGTGATAACCACAAGCTACAG GTGGCACCCTATAACACGTTCTATTCGCAGCTGGAGGAACACATGACTGAAGTTGGCATTGATGCAACTATCAATAGATGGCATGAGCCTTTGGCCCTTGGAGTGATCGATCCGCACGATTCATTATCTCATCCTGCAGGAGTTGCTGATGCTCAAACCGAGTCTGCTGCATGCCTAGATCCTGATCAGTTTACAAATTTTCTG ATTCCGAACTGGTTTGAAGGTGAACCCATTAAGTCAACAAGGAATAATCCATTCCCCTTACCTGATCTGTACTTCACATCTCAACAGAGAAAT AAAAAGAATTTAGGTGAGATTCAGCAAATATTGAGAGAAGCTCCCCTCGAAGAAAATCGAAAAAGAGAGTTATCATGTGCTCTTCATATATACTTCAAAGACTGGTTATATG GAACAGAAATCGGGGAAGATGATTGGCACTGCTAA
- the LOC108463872 gene encoding uncharacterized protein LOC108463872 isoform X1 gives MTDSIEPSTSTSDPNSNSTPTPTILLHPRREPFEHGLLPIQKLIFTDPVQALTQLKEKLSSSLALRVGSAALADALQISSDHARLILDTLSSVLHSESDPLVTARPEDFDSIGADLRDLVLFLYIQSYKRLLPRSHKDSAAVADVWPSTSAFDGYLSALSPLQLVRSNTRRFMPSLADEEAHQLSYLQKHLANILSLLSEPVEGEGEESMILTMKGFEHLGFLIHFSDKGSEGVPLSQAAPFFANSDPDMPAVPVLASQVHDWLLEIIAASLEHVSEKNSAKESGSPSSSDQDIAMSDASPGSAKASQSASSSFFIEGVSKSSYVKQASDLKNSSVKVINCHDSVIYVLAPLRYATIYGCSDATIVLGAVGKAVRVEHCERVHVILASKRVCIVNCRECIFFLGVNQRPLIVGDNHKLQVAPYNTFYSQLEEHMTEVGIDATINRWHEPLALGVIDPHDSLSHPAGVADAQTESAACLDPDQFTNFLIPNWFEGEPIKSTRNNPFPLPDLYFTSQQRNKKNLGEIQQILREAPLEENRKRELSCALHIYFKDWLYASGNIRQLYCLLGD, from the exons ATGACCGACTCCATTGAACCATCAACTTCAACGAGCGACCCCAATTCGAATTCGACTCCAACTCCGACCATTCTCCTCCACCCGCGACGCGAGCCTTTTGAGCACGGCCTCCTACCCATCCAGAAGCTCATATTCACAGACCCAGTTCAAGCCCTAACCCAGCTCAAGGAAAAACTCTCATCGTCCTTAGCTCTCCGAGTCGGCTCGGCGGCCCTCGCTGACGCGCTTCAGATCTCATCGGACCATGCGCGTCTCATCCTCGACACTCTCTCCTCGGTTCTCCACTCCGAATCCGACCCACTCGTTACCGCCCGGCCCGAGGATTTCGACTCTATTGGAGCTGATTTGCGTGATCTGGTCCTGTTTTTGTACATTCAATCGTATAAGAGACTTTTGCCGCGGTCGCACAAGGACTCTGCTGCAGTTGCGGATGTTTGGCCTTCCACGTCAGCTTTCGACGGTTACTTGTCGGCTCTTTCGCCTTTGCAG CTTGTCCGCAGCAACACTCGTCGGTTTATGCCATCACTGGCTGATGAAGAGGCCCATCAATTGTCCTATCTACAAAAGCACTTGGCTAACATTCTCTCTCTTTTATCAGAGCCTGTGGAGGGGGAAGGCGAAGAGTCTATG ATTTTAACCATGAAAGGATTTGAGCACCTTGGATTTCTGATTCATTTTAGTGATAAGGGATCTGAAGGAGTTCCTTTAAGCCAAGCTGCTCCCTTTTTTGCTAATTCTGATCCAGACATGCCTGCTGTTCCTGTGCTGGCATCACAAGTTCATGATTGGCTTCTAGAGATCATAGCTGCTTCTTTGGAGCATGTTTCTGAAAAAAATTCTGCAAAAGAAAGTGGTTCTCCAAGCAGCTCTGATCAGGATATTGCTATGTCTGATGCTAGTCCAGGTTCTGCCAAAGCCTCACAAAGTGCGAGCAGTTCTTTTTTCATCGAGGGCGTCTCTAAATCATCTTATGTAAAGCAGGCATCAGATCTTAAAAATTCTTCTGTGAAG GTCATTAATTGCCATGACTCAGTCATTTACGTTTTAGCACCTTTAAGATATGCCACCATATATGGATGCTCTGATGCTACTATAGTTCTTGGAGCCGTTGGCAAG GCAGTAAGAGTTGAGCACTGTGAACGAGTTCATGTTATTTTAGCTTCAAAACGAGTTTGCATTGTCAATTGTCGCGAGTGTATATTCTTTTTGGGAGTGAACCAGCGACCCCTAATTGTTGGTGATAACCACAAGCTACAG GTGGCACCCTATAACACGTTCTATTCGCAGCTGGAGGAACACATGACTGAAGTTGGCATTGATGCAACTATCAATAGATGGCATGAGCCTTTGGCCCTTGGAGTGATCGATCCGCACGATTCATTATCTCATCCTGCAGGAGTTGCTGATGCTCAAACCGAGTCTGCTGCATGCCTAGATCCTGATCAGTTTACAAATTTTCTG ATTCCGAACTGGTTTGAAGGTGAACCCATTAAGTCAACAAGGAATAATCCATTCCCCTTACCTGATCTGTACTTCACATCTCAACAGAGAAAT AAAAAGAATTTAGGTGAGATTCAGCAAATATTGAGAGAAGCTCCCCTCGAAGAAAATCGAAAAAGAGAGTTATCATGTGCTCTTCATATATACTTCAAAGACTGGTTATATG CTTCAGGAAATATTCGCCAGCTGTACTGCCTACTAGGTGATTGA